In one Methylobacterium sp. SyP6R genomic region, the following are encoded:
- a CDS encoding glycosyltransferase family 2 protein: MSTEHAPSAPPPLVSLLVCTKGRSAQLERLFESLLLQTCRDFEVVLVDQNEPGTLEPIVGRYRDRLSIDHARSAPGLSRARNVGLARCRGDLIAFPDDDCWYPPGLVAAVVRLFAEHPGADAVTGRTLDAAGRESLGAFLAADQAVGRRNVWFSGNSNGLFVRRAAARAVGGFDESLGVGAPTPFRSGEETDFLLRLLAQGRGVVFRHGLVVHHDQVAEAGRHTRAADYARGFGRVLRLHRYGLVYLGFRLARFTASGTRALLRRDTGTARDKALWAIGTVAGYCAARRGAGETVAGGQGAFGR, translated from the coding sequence ATGAGCACCGAGCACGCCCCCTCCGCTCCCCCGCCGCTCGTCTCCCTGCTGGTCTGCACCAAGGGCCGCTCGGCGCAGCTCGAACGGCTGTTCGAGTCCCTGCTGCTCCAGACCTGCCGGGATTTCGAGGTGGTGCTGGTCGACCAGAACGAGCCCGGCACCCTGGAGCCGATCGTAGGCCGCTACCGCGACCGGCTCAGCATCGACCATGCCCGTTCGGCGCCGGGCCTGTCCCGGGCCCGCAATGTCGGGCTCGCCCGCTGCCGCGGCGACCTGATCGCCTTCCCGGACGACGATTGCTGGTATCCGCCCGGCCTCGTTGCCGCGGTGGTGCGGCTGTTCGCCGAGCACCCGGGGGCCGATGCCGTGACCGGGCGCACCCTCGACGCGGCCGGCCGCGAGTCCCTCGGCGCGTTCCTGGCCGCCGACCAGGCGGTCGGCCGGCGCAACGTGTGGTTCTCCGGCAATTCCAACGGCCTGTTCGTGCGCCGCGCCGCCGCCCGCGCGGTCGGCGGCTTCGACGAGAGCCTGGGCGTCGGCGCCCCGACCCCGTTCCGCTCCGGCGAGGAGACCGACTTCCTGCTGCGCCTCCTCGCGCAGGGGAGGGGGGTGGTGTTCCGCCACGGCCTCGTCGTCCACCACGACCAGGTGGCTGAGGCCGGCCGCCACACCCGCGCCGCCGATTATGCCCGCGGCTTCGGCCGGGTGCTGCGGCTGCACCGCTACGGCCTCGTCTATCTCGGCTTTCGCCTCGCCCGCTTCACCGCCAGCGGCACCCGCGCGCTCCTGCGACGGGACACCGGCACGGCGCGCGACAAGGCGTTGTGGGCGATCGGGACGGTGGCGGGCTACTGCGCCGCGCGGCGAGGAGCGGGAGAGACGGTCGCGGGAGGGCAGGGCGCCTTCGGTCGCTGA
- a CDS encoding alpha/beta hydrolase, with protein sequence MLTDGTGERPAATEPVPVALGDAFGWYSPGARRRGVLLCGTFGFEQWCAYRSWRELAAMIAGAGCPTLRFDYPGQGDSRDPAGPEIPAALDAIRAGLAFLRERGAEEIAVVGLRLGATLAALTGEDIDRLVMLSPFPSGKAYRREMAMQARLIDVMPDRTPMPQEPDSLMIGSFLLGSQTLADLARLDLASAEGAPAPRILMLGPKVDAIAERYRALGSQVETGPFPDLTQLVSDPLFSRTPDQTFALVRDFAAAEAPAAIEPVTMPPLPPCRLEDEDWREEVSRFGPGLVGILCRPAAAWSGDTVLVVNSGRNPRAGHGRQTTRLARRLAASGIASFRFDLRGIGDSPDRPDGSLPLYAADSVADVTAAIDHLAASGHTPGVVLGNCSGAYQAFQALVRDARLRAAVLVNLYCFDLKAGTDVETMVRDTFRHSQSYGERARQGRFWHRILTGDLSLMKIARALLRDGAARLDRATARMPWRTLSAASVAGRVASLRRRGARICMVYSADDLGIPTVRAHFGESETRIARRLGYPVQILEGTDHNLSRAVDQDRIFAILERVVRDTRPETRPGAAPEPAAPRQAQGPGDLFLQASPLQVSRGG encoded by the coding sequence ATGCTGACCGACGGCACGGGCGAGAGGCCCGCCGCGACGGAGCCGGTCCCGGTCGCCCTCGGCGATGCGTTCGGCTGGTACAGCCCCGGCGCGCGCCGGCGCGGCGTGCTGCTCTGCGGCACCTTCGGGTTCGAGCAATGGTGCGCCTATCGCTCCTGGCGCGAACTCGCCGCGATGATCGCCGGGGCCGGCTGCCCGACCCTGCGCTTCGACTATCCGGGCCAGGGCGATTCGCGCGACCCGGCGGGGCCCGAGATCCCGGCGGCGCTCGATGCGATCCGCGCCGGCCTCGCCTTCCTGCGCGAGCGGGGCGCCGAGGAGATCGCCGTGGTGGGCCTGCGGCTCGGCGCCACCCTGGCGGCGCTCACCGGCGAGGACATCGACCGGCTGGTGATGCTGAGCCCGTTCCCGAGCGGCAAGGCCTATCGGCGCGAGATGGCGATGCAGGCCCGGCTCATCGACGTGATGCCCGACCGCACGCCGATGCCGCAGGAGCCCGATTCGCTGATGATCGGCAGCTTCCTCCTCGGGTCCCAGACCCTCGCCGACCTCGCGCGGCTCGACCTCGCCTCGGCGGAGGGGGCCCCGGCGCCCCGGATCCTGATGCTCGGCCCGAAGGTCGATGCCATCGCCGAGCGCTACCGGGCGCTCGGGAGCCAGGTCGAGACCGGGCCGTTCCCCGACCTGACGCAGCTCGTCTCCGATCCGCTCTTCTCCCGCACCCCCGACCAGACCTTCGCGCTGGTGCGCGACTTCGCGGCGGCGGAGGCGCCGGCCGCAATCGAGCCGGTTACCATGCCCCCCTTGCCGCCCTGCCGGCTGGAGGACGAGGACTGGCGCGAGGAGGTGTCGCGCTTCGGCCCCGGCCTCGTCGGCATCCTGTGCCGGCCGGCCGCGGCCTGGAGCGGCGATACCGTGCTGGTGGTCAATTCCGGGCGCAACCCGCGGGCCGGGCACGGGCGCCAGACGACGCGGCTCGCCCGGCGCCTGGCGGCCTCCGGCATCGCCTCGTTCCGCTTCGACCTGCGCGGCATCGGCGACAGTCCCGACCGGCCGGACGGCTCGCTGCCGCTCTACGCCGCCGATTCGGTCGCCGACGTCACGGCGGCCATCGATCACCTGGCGGCGTCTGGCCACACCCCCGGCGTGGTCCTGGGCAATTGCAGCGGCGCCTACCAGGCGTTCCAGGCCCTCGTCCGCGATGCCCGCCTGCGGGCGGCGGTGCTGGTCAACCTGTACTGCTTCGACCTGAAAGCCGGCACCGACGTCGAGACCATGGTGCGGGACACGTTTCGCCACAGCCAGAGCTACGGCGAGCGGGCGCGGCAGGGCCGGTTCTGGCACCGGATCCTCACCGGCGACCTCAGCCTGATGAAGATCGCCCGCGCGCTCCTGCGCGACGGCGCCGCCCGCCTCGACCGTGCGACCGCCCGGATGCCGTGGCGGACGCTCTCCGCCGCGAGCGTCGCCGGCCGGGTGGCCTCCTTGCGCCGCCGCGGCGCCCGGATCTGCATGGTCTACAGCGCCGACGACCTCGGCATCCCGACGGTGCGGGCGCATTTCGGCGAGTCGGAGACCCGGATCGCCCGCCGCCTCGGCTACCCGGTCCAGATCCTCGAGGGCACCGACCACAACCTGAGCCGCGCGGTCGACCAGGACCGGATCTTCGCCATCCTCGAACGGGTGGTGCGCGACACGCGGCCCGAGACCCGGCCGGGTGCCGCCCCCGAGCCGGCGGCCCCGCGGCAGGCCCAGGGTCCGGGCGACCTGTTCCTGCAGGCGTCACCCCTGCAAGTGTCACGCGGCGGCTGA
- a CDS encoding WecB/TagA/CpsF family glycosyltransferase, with amino-acid sequence MPDRAPDTAPGAASVDRLELEGVSISDLTRDEVFSRLRDALDRRAQVCLGFCNANMLLKALGLPAYAAALRGFLLVSDGLGIDLCSGLFRGRFFRQNLNGTDLVPAFLAAETVPRTLFLLGAKPGIAEAAARNLALLHPQHRVVGVRDGYFAPEETGAVIAAINAASPDILLVALGNPGQEMFIAEHAHRIDARVLMGVGALLDYTAGASLRAPAALRLVRLEWLFRLLREPRRLGRRYTVDIVVFLVAILRLRLASLMRDRPVRVARS; translated from the coding sequence ATGCCTGACCGCGCCCCCGACACGGCGCCCGGAGCTGCGAGCGTCGACCGGCTCGAACTCGAAGGCGTCAGCATCAGCGACCTCACCCGCGACGAGGTGTTTTCCCGCCTGCGCGATGCCCTCGACCGGCGTGCACAGGTCTGCCTCGGCTTCTGCAACGCCAACATGCTGCTGAAGGCGCTCGGCCTGCCTGCCTATGCCGCCGCCCTGCGCGGCTTCCTGCTCGTCAGCGACGGGCTCGGGATCGACCTGTGCTCGGGGCTGTTCCGCGGCCGGTTCTTCCGCCAGAACCTCAACGGCACCGACCTGGTCCCGGCCTTCCTGGCCGCCGAGACGGTGCCGCGCACCCTGTTCCTGCTCGGGGCCAAGCCCGGCATCGCCGAGGCGGCGGCGCGCAACCTGGCGCTCCTCCATCCCCAGCACCGGGTGGTCGGCGTGCGGGACGGCTACTTCGCGCCCGAGGAGACCGGCGCCGTCATCGCCGCGATCAACGCCGCCTCGCCGGACATCCTCCTCGTCGCCCTCGGCAATCCGGGCCAGGAGATGTTCATCGCCGAGCACGCGCACCGGATCGACGCGCGCGTGCTGATGGGAGTCGGCGCGCTCCTCGACTACACCGCCGGCGCCTCCCTCCGCGCGCCCGCGGCGCTTCGCCTCGTGCGGCTCGAATGGCTGTTCCGTCTCCTGCGCGAGCCGCGCCGCCTCGGACGACGCTACACCGTCGACATCGTGGTCTTCCTGGTCGCGATCCTGCGCCTGCGGCTGGCGAGCCTGATGCGCGACCGGCCGGTCCGGGTGGCGCGGTCGTGA
- a CDS encoding lipopolysaccharide biosynthesis protein: MLTLVARLRRSARSQQFASAFVARIASAVLGFVMLLVASRVLTTYEYGVYVFLFSLGSGLGLIAAFGQQNLVLKHYRAQDGVTPHNDGLVRYNLGWLGIAITLMVGVSAVVFVAEESLPDPYHRLHLACAFAAVFALSEYLQSYFRVHGQIWLALLPREVVWRGACSVLLWGASLAGLLTGATAAMGIVLGLLLAMTLYQIGHLASLHGWDSWRGGFGHPQKAPAWRSESLLFTANNVMVAVTAFLETVIVGALLGMEQAAFYFVALRYATLVNLPSAAIDTVSMPMIAGHFQAGDREGAQRLVGRLSLASFAISSAGAVAMAVGAPFALTLFKPDFAAHTDVLMVLSLSSVVTAFFGPGASLLTIGGGERYILISNAVLFSVYAVLLCLVAVPFGILGVAVANVCWTIVINLVLARWVRANWNVDSRATAFFTRRRAPAPLQSAPLQPAAQAAE, encoded by the coding sequence ATGCTGACACTCGTCGCGCGGCTGCGCCGATCGGCCCGCTCGCAGCAATTCGCCTCGGCCTTCGTCGCCCGGATCGCCAGCGCGGTGCTCGGCTTCGTGATGCTGCTCGTCGCGAGCCGGGTCCTCACCACCTACGAGTACGGCGTCTACGTCTTCCTTTTCTCGCTCGGCAGCGGGCTCGGCCTCATCGCGGCCTTCGGCCAGCAGAACCTGGTGCTGAAGCATTACCGCGCGCAGGACGGCGTCACGCCGCACAATGACGGGCTGGTGCGCTACAATCTCGGCTGGCTCGGGATCGCGATCACCCTGATGGTGGGTGTGAGCGCGGTGGTCTTCGTCGCCGAGGAATCCCTGCCCGACCCGTATCACCGGCTCCACCTCGCCTGCGCCTTCGCGGCCGTGTTCGCGCTGTCGGAATATCTCCAGAGCTATTTTCGCGTTCACGGCCAGATCTGGCTGGCGCTGCTGCCGCGGGAGGTGGTCTGGCGCGGCGCCTGCTCGGTGCTGCTCTGGGGTGCCTCGCTCGCCGGCCTCCTCACCGGCGCCACCGCGGCGATGGGGATCGTGCTCGGGCTGCTGCTGGCGATGACGCTCTACCAGATCGGTCACCTCGCGAGCCTTCACGGCTGGGATTCCTGGCGCGGGGGCTTCGGTCATCCGCAGAAGGCGCCGGCCTGGCGCAGCGAGAGCCTGCTGTTCACCGCCAACAACGTGATGGTGGCGGTCACGGCCTTCCTCGAGACCGTGATCGTCGGGGCGCTGCTCGGCATGGAGCAGGCGGCGTTCTACTTCGTGGCCCTCCGCTACGCGACGCTCGTCAACCTGCCGAGCGCGGCGATCGACACCGTCAGCATGCCGATGATCGCGGGCCATTTCCAGGCCGGCGACCGGGAGGGCGCGCAGCGCCTGGTCGGCCGGCTGTCGCTCGCGAGCTTCGCGATCTCGTCGGCAGGCGCGGTGGCGATGGCGGTCGGCGCTCCTTTCGCGCTGACCTTGTTCAAGCCGGACTTCGCCGCCCATACCGACGTGCTGATGGTGCTCAGCCTCTCGTCGGTCGTCACCGCGTTCTTCGGGCCGGGGGCCTCGCTGCTGACGATCGGCGGCGGCGAGCGCTACATCCTGATCAGCAACGCCGTCCTGTTCTCGGTCTACGCGGTCCTGCTCTGCCTCGTGGCGGTACCGTTCGGCATCCTCGGCGTCGCGGTGGCGAATGTGTGCTGGACGATCGTCATCAACCTGGTCCTCGCCCGCTGGGTGCGGGCGAACTGGAACGTCGACAGCCGCGCGACTGCCTTCTTCACCCGCCGCCGGGCGCCCGCCCCCTTGCAATCCGCCCCCTTGCAGCCCGCCGCCCAGGCGGCCGAGTGA
- a CDS encoding glycoside hydrolase family 5 protein produces the protein MRRLLALACLFLALPPAPAAAAPACLRGVNISGAEFGTVPGRYGFDYLYPSAATIGRFAGLGLSAMRLPIRWERLQPTLRQPLDPDELARLEAAVAAGTRAGLRTVIDLHNYAYHGKARIGTEMVTPEAFADVWRRLAQHFRGDASVVFGLMNEPHDIPADRWLTAANAAIAAIREAGARQLVLVPGSGWTGAHSWTADLPTGNNAAIMLGTVDPGENYAYEVHQYLDADFSGTHAECSRGADALKAVERLTGWLVQNKRRAFLGEIGASGKSGCPEKLAALLAHLNANPQAWVGWTAWAAGDLWAPDYPLRLDPAGATAPVVAAIQAAARAKPSCEP, from the coding sequence ATGCGCCGCCTCCTCGCCCTCGCCTGCCTGTTCCTGGCGCTCCCGCCCGCGCCTGCCGCCGCCGCACCCGCCTGCCTGCGCGGCGTCAACATCAGCGGGGCCGAGTTCGGCACCGTGCCGGGACGTTACGGCTTCGATTACCTCTACCCCTCGGCCGCGACGATCGGCCGGTTCGCGGGTTTGGGCCTCAGCGCGATGCGGCTGCCGATCCGCTGGGAGCGGCTGCAACCGACCCTGCGCCAGCCCCTCGATCCGGACGAACTCGCCCGCCTCGAAGCCGCGGTCGCGGCCGGGACACGGGCGGGCCTGCGCACGGTGATCGACCTGCACAACTACGCCTATCACGGCAAGGCGCGGATCGGCACCGAGATGGTGACGCCGGAGGCCTTCGCCGATGTCTGGCGACGCCTGGCGCAGCACTTCCGGGGCGACGCCTCGGTGGTGTTCGGGCTGATGAACGAGCCGCACGACATTCCGGCCGATCGCTGGCTCACCGCCGCCAACGCCGCCATCGCGGCGATCCGGGAGGCCGGGGCCAGGCAGCTGGTGCTGGTGCCGGGCTCGGGCTGGACCGGCGCGCATAGCTGGACCGCCGACCTGCCGACCGGCAACAACGCCGCGATCATGCTCGGCACGGTCGATCCGGGAGAGAACTACGCCTACGAGGTGCACCAGTACCTCGACGCCGATTTCTCCGGCACCCATGCCGAGTGCAGCCGCGGCGCCGACGCCCTCAAGGCGGTGGAACGCCTGACCGGCTGGCTGGTGCAGAACAAGCGCCGCGCCTTCCTGGGCGAGATCGGCGCCTCCGGCAAAAGCGGCTGCCCGGAGAAGCTGGCGGCTTTGCTGGCCCATCTCAACGCGAATCCGCAGGCCTGGGTCGGCTGGACCGCCTGGGCCGCGGGCGACCTGTGGGCGCCGGATTATCCCTTGAGGCTCGATCCCGCCGGGGCCACCGCCCCGGTCGTGGCCGCGATCCAGGCCGCCGCCCGAGCCAAGCCGTCCTGCGAGCCGTGA
- a CDS encoding glycosyltransferase family 4 protein: protein MPNPAPLSILHVVRQFLPNRGGLEDFVANLAREQARLGHRVRVLTLDRLFSQPDARLPARERLEGIDIERIPFVGSHRYPVAPSVFRHLGDADLVHVHAIDFFFDAFALARPLHRRPMVATTHGGFFHTKAHSRLKQLWFQGPTRMSARAYEAIIACSESDARLFSAITPGDVTVIQNGVDLDKFADAASREPRRALLTLGRFAHNKRLDRLLAAMQALTTGGAGWRLRIVGVPSDWTEAALTAEIDRLGLTGAVTLHTGLDAPAVRDLIGQSSLFVSASQYEGFGIALIEALSAGLVPVAHPNDAFAWLGRHHPSITLTDFADAPGAAAAIRGAYDRLERGAIVPGSEDLSEYRWSSVAARYVAAYEAALAGTGPVVAATAA, encoded by the coding sequence ATGCCGAACCCCGCCCCCCTCTCGATCCTGCACGTGGTCCGCCAATTCCTGCCCAATCGCGGCGGGCTGGAGGATTTCGTCGCCAACCTCGCCCGCGAGCAGGCCCGCCTCGGCCACCGGGTCCGGGTGCTGACCCTCGACCGGCTGTTCTCGCAGCCCGACGCCCGGCTGCCGGCGCGGGAGCGGCTGGAGGGGATCGACATCGAGCGGATCCCGTTCGTCGGCTCGCACCGCTATCCCGTCGCGCCGTCCGTGTTCCGGCATCTCGGCGACGCCGACCTCGTCCACGTCCACGCCATCGACTTCTTCTTCGACGCCTTCGCGCTGGCCAGACCCCTGCATCGCCGGCCGATGGTGGCGACGACCCATGGCGGCTTCTTTCACACCAAGGCGCATTCGCGGCTGAAGCAGCTCTGGTTCCAGGGCCCGACCCGAATGAGCGCGCGCGCCTACGAGGCGATCATCGCCTGCAGCGAGAGCGACGCCCGGCTGTTCTCAGCCATCACACCCGGCGACGTCACGGTGATCCAGAACGGCGTCGACCTCGACAAGTTCGCGGACGCCGCCTCCCGCGAGCCCCGCCGCGCGCTCCTGACCCTCGGCCGCTTCGCCCACAACAAGCGCCTCGACCGCCTGCTCGCGGCGATGCAGGCGCTGACCACCGGCGGCGCCGGCTGGCGGCTGCGGATCGTCGGGGTCCCCTCCGATTGGACCGAAGCCGCGCTCACCGCCGAGATCGACCGGCTGGGGCTGACCGGCGCCGTCACCCTGCATACCGGCCTCGACGCTCCCGCGGTCCGCGACCTGATCGGGCAGTCGAGCCTGTTCGTCTCGGCCTCGCAATACGAGGGGTTCGGGATCGCCTTGATCGAGGCGCTGAGCGCCGGGCTCGTCCCGGTGGCCCATCCCAACGACGCCTTTGCCTGGCTCGGGCGGCACCACCCCTCGATCACCCTGACGGATTTCGCCGATGCGCCGGGCGCCGCCGCGGCGATCCGCGGCGCCTACGACCGCCTGGAGCGGGGTGCGATCGTGCCCGGGTCGGAAGACCTGTCGGAGTACCGCTGGTCGAGCGTCGCGGCGCGCTACGTCGCGGCCTACGAGGCGGCGCTCGCCGGGACCGGGCCGGTGGTGGCCGCCACGGCGGCGTGA
- a CDS encoding YaiI/YqxD family protein: MAAITILVDADACPVKDEIYRVAGRHGAHVVVVANAFLNVPREPWIERVIVSDKFDAADDWIAERAGPETVVVTADVPLASRCVKAGASVLGPTGKAFTDSSVGMALATRDLMQSLREAGAVTGGPKPFSAKDRSAFLDALDRALVRLRRNAQGG; this comes from the coding sequence ATGGCGGCGATCACCATCCTCGTCGATGCCGATGCCTGCCCGGTCAAGGACGAGATCTATCGCGTCGCCGGCCGGCATGGCGCCCACGTGGTCGTGGTCGCGAATGCGTTTCTGAACGTGCCCCGCGAGCCGTGGATCGAGCGCGTCATCGTGTCGGACAAGTTCGACGCCGCCGACGACTGGATCGCCGAGCGGGCCGGGCCGGAGACGGTCGTCGTCACCGCCGACGTGCCGCTGGCCAGCCGCTGCGTGAAGGCCGGCGCCAGCGTGCTCGGCCCGACCGGCAAGGCCTTCACCGATTCCTCGGTCGGCATGGCGCTCGCGACCCGCGACCTGATGCAGTCCTTACGCGAGGCCGGCGCGGTGACCGGCGGGCCGAAGCCGTTCTCAGCGAAGGACCGCTCCGCCTTCCTCGACGCCCTCGACCGGGCGCTGGTGCGGCTGCGGCGCAACGCCCAGGGCGGCTGA
- a CDS encoding FdhF/YdeP family oxidoreductase yields the protein MSVEENTVHYDSPAGGWGSVRGIAEVFGKEWATPLATETLFRQNKPKGFMCVSCSWAKPANYHPFEFCENGAKATLWELTTRRCTPDVLAKHTLTELRGWSDYDLEQLGRLTHPMRYDRASDRYVPCGWDEAFKAIGTELRQLAPKSVVFYSSGRASLETSYLYALFARLYGNNNLPDSSNMCHETTSVALKKVIGASVGTVVFDDLSKCDAMFFFGQNTGTNSPRFLHPLQEAAKRGVKIITFNPVRERGLESFTNPQSPVEMLTRSSTQISAQYHQVRPGGDIAVMLGLCKHVFNADDAAKARGTRILDVDFIAQHTTGLEAFEAKVRATPWEEIERESGIPRADIEAAAQVYVEAERTCAFYGMGLTQHVHGFENVAMVVNLLLLKGNIGREGTGVSPVRGHSNVQGQRTVGISEKPELVPLDRIAEQFEFEPPREKGVNTVEACEGILEGSIKAFIGLGGNFVRAIPDQDRMEKAWTGMRLTVQVATKLNRSHLVNGEIAYLLPCLGRTEEDKQAAGPQAVSIEDTFSCIYGSQGRRTPASDFLKSEVAIVAGLAKATLAENPKVRWDEWVGDYGLIRDEIAKTYREEFHDFNDRLWIPGGFYRGNSARERIWKTESGKAEFTAPEVMSATGFEDEPGRYRLITMRSNDQFNTTIYGYSDRLRGIEGTRDVLLMNPGEIRRAGLRDGQVVSLVSDAGDGITREVTGLTVTPFSLPDGCLGAYYPEMNPLMALSHHDIQSGTPAAKSVPVRIRPEAGGAKTDRLEPTGHAAHPI from the coding sequence ATGTCGGTCGAGGAGAACACGGTCCATTACGACAGCCCGGCCGGCGGCTGGGGCTCGGTGCGCGGCATTGCCGAGGTGTTCGGCAAGGAATGGGCGACGCCGCTCGCCACAGAGACCTTGTTTCGCCAGAACAAGCCGAAAGGCTTCATGTGCGTCTCGTGCTCCTGGGCGAAGCCCGCGAACTACCACCCCTTCGAGTTCTGCGAGAACGGCGCCAAGGCGACCCTGTGGGAGCTGACCACCCGGCGCTGCACGCCAGACGTCCTCGCCAAGCATACGCTGACCGAGTTGCGGGGCTGGAGCGACTACGATCTCGAGCAGCTCGGCCGCCTCACCCACCCGATGCGCTACGACCGCGCCAGCGACCGCTACGTTCCTTGCGGCTGGGACGAGGCCTTCAAGGCGATCGGCACGGAGTTGCGCCAGCTCGCTCCGAAATCGGTGGTGTTCTACTCGTCCGGTAGGGCCAGCCTCGAGACCTCGTATCTCTACGCCCTGTTCGCCCGGCTCTACGGCAACAACAACCTGCCCGATTCCTCCAACATGTGCCACGAGACGACCTCGGTGGCCTTGAAGAAGGTGATCGGTGCCAGCGTCGGCACGGTCGTGTTCGACGACCTGTCCAAATGCGACGCGATGTTCTTCTTCGGCCAGAACACCGGCACCAACTCGCCGCGATTCCTGCACCCGCTCCAGGAGGCGGCCAAGCGCGGGGTGAAGATCATCACCTTCAATCCCGTGCGCGAGCGGGGGCTGGAGAGCTTCACCAACCCGCAGAGCCCGGTCGAGATGCTGACCCGCTCCTCGACGCAGATCAGCGCGCAGTACCATCAGGTCCGGCCCGGCGGCGACATCGCGGTGATGCTCGGCCTGTGCAAGCACGTATTCAACGCCGACGACGCCGCCAAGGCGCGGGGCACCCGAATCCTCGACGTCGACTTCATCGCCCAGCACACGACCGGGCTGGAGGCCTTCGAGGCGAAGGTCCGGGCGACCCCCTGGGAGGAGATCGAGCGCGAATCCGGGATCCCGCGCGCCGATATCGAGGCGGCGGCCCAGGTCTATGTCGAGGCCGAGCGAACTTGCGCCTTCTACGGCATGGGGCTGACGCAGCACGTCCACGGCTTCGAGAACGTCGCGATGGTCGTCAACCTGCTGCTGCTCAAGGGCAATATCGGGCGCGAGGGCACCGGGGTGTCGCCGGTGCGGGGCCATTCCAACGTCCAGGGCCAGCGCACCGTCGGTATCTCGGAGAAGCCGGAACTGGTGCCGCTCGACCGGATCGCCGAGCAATTCGAGTTCGAGCCGCCGCGGGAGAAGGGCGTCAACACGGTGGAGGCCTGCGAGGGCATCCTCGAGGGCTCGATCAAGGCCTTCATCGGGCTCGGGGGCAACTTCGTGCGGGCGATCCCCGACCAGGACCGGATGGAGAAGGCCTGGACCGGCATGCGCCTCACCGTGCAGGTCGCGACCAAGCTCAACCGCTCGCACCTCGTCAACGGCGAGATCGCCTACCTCCTGCCCTGCCTCGGCCGCACCGAGGAGGACAAGCAGGCCGCCGGACCGCAGGCGGTGAGCATCGAGGACACGTTCAGCTGCATCTACGGCTCGCAAGGGCGCCGCACCCCGGCGAGCGACTTCCTGAAGTCGGAGGTCGCGATCGTGGCGGGCCTCGCCAAGGCGACGCTGGCGGAAAACCCGAAGGTTCGGTGGGACGAGTGGGTCGGCGATTACGGCCTGATCCGCGACGAGATCGCCAAGACCTATCGGGAGGAGTTCCACGACTTCAACGACCGGCTCTGGATCCCCGGCGGTTTCTATCGCGGCAACTCGGCCCGTGAGCGGATCTGGAAGACCGAGAGCGGCAAGGCGGAGTTCACCGCGCCCGAGGTGATGTCGGCAACCGGATTCGAGGACGAGCCCGGCCGCTACCGGCTGATCACCATGCGGTCGAACGACCAGTTCAACACCACGATCTACGGCTACAGCGACCGCCTGCGCGGGATCGAGGGGACCCGCGACGTGCTGTTGATGAACCCCGGCGAGATCCGCCGGGCCGGCTTGCGCGACGGCCAGGTCGTCTCCCTCGTCAGCGATGCCGGCGACGGGATCACCCGCGAGGTGACCGGCCTCACCGTGACGCCGTTCTCCCTGCCGGACGGGTGCCTGGGGGCCTATTACCCCGAGATGAACCCCCTGATGGCGCTCTCGCACCACGACATCCAGTCGGGAACGCCGGCGGCGAAATCGGTGCCGGTGCGGATCCGGCCGGAGGCCGGCGGCGCGAAGACCGACCGGCTTGAGCCGACCGGGCACGCGGCGCATCCGATCTGA
- a CDS encoding MauE/DoxX family redox-associated membrane protein — protein sequence MSTASARNATLYRMATDSHVCPYGLKARHLLARAGYAVEDRPLTTREETDRFKAEHGVKTTPQVFIAGERIGGYDDLRRRLGKPVRDPNAVSYRPVVALFSMTALMALAVSQAAYGTPLTMRAGEWFIAFSMCVLAILKLSNVETFSSMFLGYDLLAQRWVPYATIYPYAEALAGLLMAAGMLTWLSVPVAFVIGGIGAVSVFKAVYLDRRELKCACVGGGSNVPLGFVSLTENLMMVAMAIWMAATAL from the coding sequence ATGAGCACCGCTTCCGCCCGCAACGCCACCCTCTACCGCATGGCGACCGACAGCCATGTCTGCCCCTACGGGCTGAAGGCCCGCCACCTGCTCGCCCGAGCCGGCTACGCGGTCGAGGACCGCCCCCTGACCACCCGGGAGGAGACCGACCGCTTCAAGGCCGAGCATGGGGTGAAGACCACGCCGCAGGTCTTCATCGCCGGCGAGCGCATCGGCGGCTACGACGACCTGCGCCGCCGCCTCGGCAAGCCGGTGCGCGACCCGAACGCGGTGAGCTATCGCCCGGTCGTTGCGTTGTTCAGCATGACGGCCCTGATGGCGCTGGCGGTCAGCCAGGCCGCCTACGGCACGCCGCTCACGATGCGGGCAGGCGAGTGGTTCATCGCCTTCAGCATGTGCGTGCTGGCGATCCTCAAGCTCTCGAACGTCGAGACCTTCTCCAGCATGTTCCTCGGCTACGATCTGCTTGCCCAGAGATGGGTCCCGTACGCCACGATCTACCCCTATGCCGAGGCGCTCGCCGGCCTGCTGATGGCCGCCGGAATGCTCACATGGCTGTCGGTGCCCGTGGCCTTCGTCATCGGAGGAATCGGCGCGGTCTCGGTGTTCAAGGCGGTCTATCTCGACCGGCGCGAGCTGAAATGCGCCTGCGTCGGCGGCGGCAGCAACGTCCCGCTCGGCTTCGTGTCGCTGACCGAGAACCTGATGATGGTGGCGATGGCGATCTGGATGGCCGCGACGGCCCTTTGA